One stretch of Streptomyces sp. NBC_00443 DNA includes these proteins:
- a CDS encoding TetR/AcrR family transcriptional regulator, whose amino-acid sequence MKTVPHPDTLRRAPVQRRSAERLTRILDACADLLDEVGYDDLSTRAVAQRAGVPIGSVYRFFGNKRQMADALAQRNLERYAARVTDRLKEAGDGGWRAAMDAVLDEYIAMKRTAPGFSLVDFGNQIPVGTRGEPNHRVADALTDLLSGYLGREPDEDLRRTFLIAVETADTLVHLAFRVAPEGDERIIVEAREMLRAYLARVLD is encoded by the coding sequence ATGAAGACCGTGCCCCACCCAGACACGCTTCGCAGGGCGCCTGTGCAGCGGCGCAGCGCCGAACGGCTCACCAGGATCCTGGACGCCTGCGCCGACCTCCTCGACGAGGTCGGCTACGACGACCTGAGCACTCGGGCCGTCGCCCAGCGCGCCGGCGTGCCCATCGGCTCGGTCTACCGGTTCTTCGGCAACAAGCGCCAGATGGCCGACGCCCTGGCCCAGCGCAACCTGGAGCGCTACGCCGCCCGCGTCACCGACCGGCTCAAGGAGGCCGGTGACGGGGGCTGGCGTGCGGCGATGGACGCCGTGCTCGACGAGTACATCGCCATGAAGCGCACCGCGCCCGGCTTCTCCCTCGTCGACTTCGGCAACCAGATCCCCGTCGGCACCCGCGGCGAGCCCAACCACCGCGTCGCCGACGCCCTCACCGACCTGCTCTCCGGCTACCTCGGCCGCGAACCCGACGAGGACCTCCGGCGCACCTTCCTCATCGCCGTCGAAACCGCCGACACCCTGGTCCACCTCGCGTTCCGGGTGGCCCCGGAGGGCGACGAACGGATCATCGTGGAGGCGCGCGAGATGCTGCGGGCGTATCTGGCCCGGGTGCTGGACTGA
- a CDS encoding molybdopterin oxidoreductase family protein → MSRTALRICPLCEATCGLTLTIEGTAVTGARGDRDDVFSQGFICPKGASFGAVDGDPDRLRTPLVRTDGELREATWEEAFDAVAAGVRAVVERYGPNSVGVVLGNPNVHTVAGALYPPVLLAGLRTRSIFTASTVDQMPKHVSSGLLFGDALAIPVPDLDHTDHLLLIGANPLESNGSLCTAPDFPGKLKALKARGGTLTVIDPRRTRTAKLADRHIAIRPGTDALLLAAMASVLFEEGLVAPGELAPHLQGLDELPDAVRGFSPEAVADACDVDAGTIRALARELAAAPTAAVYGRIGSCTVPHGTLASWLVDVLNILTGNLDRPGGALFPQAATDRTPRPAGPGHGFALGRWQSRVSGHPEAKGELPLSALAEEIDTATEEGEPIRALIAVAANPVLSAPDGDRLDKALDALDFMVSVDPYLNETSRHAHVVLPPPPPSQSPHHDFAFNTLAVRNQVRYTRPAVPLEPGRMAEAEILARLILAATGMHGADPAAVDTLVIDQTLGKAVKEVHSPVHGRDPKELAAQLTGVNGPERRLDMMLRLGPYGDGFGARPDGLSLEKLLAHPHGIDLGPLKSRLPQPLKTVSGKVELLPRPIADDLPRLRAALRERTDGLVLVGRRHLRSNNSWMHNVPALTGGTNRCTLHIHPEDAERLGLRDGAPVRVKGAGGEVVTEAEVTDAVRPGVVSLPHGWGHNRPGTRLNHALKDPGVNVNQLLDGSLLDPLSGNAVLNGIPVKLATGSAL, encoded by the coding sequence GTGTCCCGCACCGCACTGCGCATCTGCCCCCTGTGCGAGGCCACCTGCGGCCTGACGCTCACCATCGAGGGGACCGCGGTCACCGGTGCCCGCGGTGACCGTGACGATGTGTTCAGCCAGGGGTTCATCTGCCCCAAGGGCGCCTCCTTCGGGGCCGTCGACGGTGACCCCGACCGGCTGCGCACCCCGCTCGTGCGCACGGACGGCGAGCTGCGCGAGGCCACCTGGGAGGAGGCCTTCGACGCGGTCGCCGCCGGTGTCCGGGCGGTCGTCGAGCGGTACGGGCCGAACTCGGTGGGCGTCGTGCTCGGCAACCCCAACGTGCACACCGTGGCCGGTGCGCTCTATCCGCCGGTCCTGCTCGCCGGCCTGCGCACCCGCAGCATCTTCACCGCCTCCACGGTCGACCAGATGCCCAAGCACGTCTCCAGCGGCCTGCTCTTCGGCGACGCCCTCGCGATCCCCGTACCGGACCTGGACCACACCGACCACCTGCTGCTCATCGGCGCGAACCCCCTCGAGTCCAACGGCAGCCTGTGCACCGCCCCCGACTTCCCGGGCAAGCTGAAGGCGCTCAAGGCCCGCGGCGGCACCCTCACCGTCATCGACCCGCGCCGCACCCGCACCGCCAAGCTCGCCGACCGGCACATCGCGATCCGGCCCGGCACGGACGCGTTGCTCCTCGCGGCGATGGCGTCCGTCCTGTTCGAGGAAGGGCTCGTGGCTCCCGGTGAGCTGGCGCCGCACCTCCAGGGGCTCGACGAACTCCCCGACGCCGTACGGGGCTTCAGTCCCGAAGCCGTGGCGGACGCCTGTGATGTGGACGCCGGCACGATCCGCGCCCTCGCCCGCGAGCTGGCCGCCGCACCCACCGCCGCCGTCTACGGCCGTATCGGCAGCTGCACCGTCCCGCACGGCACCCTGGCCAGCTGGCTGGTCGACGTTCTCAACATCCTCACCGGCAACCTCGACCGCCCCGGCGGCGCCCTCTTCCCGCAGGCGGCCACCGACAGGACGCCCCGCCCCGCAGGACCCGGACACGGCTTCGCGCTCGGGCGCTGGCAGTCGCGGGTGAGCGGGCACCCCGAGGCCAAGGGGGAGTTGCCCCTGTCCGCGCTCGCCGAGGAGATCGACACGGCCACCGAGGAGGGCGAGCCGATCAGGGCCCTCATCGCGGTCGCCGCCAACCCGGTCCTGTCGGCCCCCGACGGTGACCGTCTCGACAAGGCCCTCGACGCGCTCGACTTCATGGTCAGCGTCGACCCGTACCTCAACGAGACCTCGCGCCACGCCCACGTCGTGCTCCCGCCGCCCCCGCCCTCGCAGAGCCCGCACCACGACTTCGCCTTCAACACCCTCGCCGTCCGCAACCAGGTCCGCTACACCCGCCCCGCCGTCCCGCTGGAGCCGGGCCGGATGGCCGAGGCCGAGATCCTGGCCCGGCTGATCCTGGCCGCGACCGGCATGCACGGCGCCGACCCGGCCGCGGTCGACACGCTGGTCATCGACCAGACCCTCGGCAAGGCGGTCAAGGAAGTGCACTCCCCGGTCCACGGCCGCGATCCGAAGGAACTCGCCGCGCAACTCACCGGCGTGAACGGCCCCGAGCGGCGCCTCGACATGATGCTGCGCCTCGGCCCGTACGGCGACGGCTTCGGCGCACGACCGGACGGGCTCTCCCTGGAGAAACTGCTCGCGCATCCGCACGGCATCGACCTCGGGCCGCTGAAGTCCCGGCTGCCGCAGCCGCTGAAGACCGTCAGCGGCAAGGTGGAGCTGCTGCCGCGGCCCATCGCCGACGACCTGCCCCGCCTGCGGGCGGCCCTGCGCGAACGCACCGACGGGCTCGTCCTGGTCGGCCGCCGCCATCTGCGCTCCAACAACAGCTGGATGCACAACGTGCCCGCCCTCACCGGCGGCACCAACCGCTGCACCCTGCACATCCACCCCGAGGACGCCGAGCGCCTGGGGCTGCGCGACGGTGCGCCCGTGCGTGTGAAGGGCGCCGGCGGGGAGGTGGTCACCGAGGCCGAGGTCACCGACGCGGTCCGCCCCGGTGTCGTCAGCCTGCCGCACGGCTGGGGCCACAACCGCCCCGGCACCCGGCTGAACCATGCGCTGAAG